From a region of the Emcibacteraceae bacterium genome:
- a CDS encoding D-tagatose-bisphosphate aldolase, class II, non-catalytic subunit, whose amino-acid sequence MKSILEIVKRHKSGQKLGITSICSANPFIIEASLRHGLDKNSPVLIEATSNQVNQDGGYTGMRPEDFIHFVYNIADQINFPKSKILFGGDHLGPNCWQTFTAEEAMFKSEILIEQYVIAGFRKIHLDCSMTCLGDPAILSDEIVARRAARLCKVAETAWNNIGGEAPVYIIGTEVPAPGGAKEELNILEVTSSSDALKTIELHKKAFSGAGLENVWSRVVGVVVQPGVEFDHHKVIDYQSEKAADLSTALDDIETMVFEAHSTDYQTEESLKQLVKDHFAILKVGPGLTFALREVLWAMDEIESQWQKIKNKSNLRQTVLEVMYNNPKYWKSYYASEPHQQLLDMQYSLSDRIRYYWPDETIKEVLNCLEKNWNSNPPSLTLLSQFLPLQYQAIRKGLIKNNFNDIIINYIGSVLDQYYNACHQLESNR is encoded by the coding sequence ATGAAATCTATTTTAGAGATTGTTAAACGCCATAAGTCAGGTCAAAAGCTTGGCATAACATCCATATGTTCTGCCAACCCATTTATTATTGAAGCAAGTCTTCGCCATGGACTAGATAAAAACAGCCCTGTTTTAATTGAAGCCACTTCAAATCAGGTCAATCAGGATGGCGGATATACCGGAATGCGTCCTGAAGATTTTATCCATTTTGTCTATAATATTGCTGATCAAATTAATTTTCCCAAAAGCAAAATTCTGTTCGGTGGAGATCATTTGGGACCAAACTGTTGGCAGACCTTTACAGCCGAAGAGGCAATGTTCAAATCTGAAATTTTAATAGAACAATATGTAATAGCGGGATTTCGCAAAATTCATCTGGACTGCTCAATGACCTGCCTTGGCGATCCTGCTATATTATCTGATGAAATTGTTGCTCGCCGTGCTGCACGGTTATGTAAGGTTGCTGAAACGGCATGGAACAATATTGGTGGAGAAGCACCCGTTTATATCATTGGCACCGAAGTTCCGGCTCCAGGCGGAGCGAAGGAAGAGCTTAATATTCTGGAAGTAACCTCATCTAGTGATGCCCTAAAAACCATCGAATTGCACAAAAAAGCCTTCAGTGGTGCAGGTCTTGAAAATGTCTGGTCCAGAGTTGTTGGGGTGGTCGTCCAGCCCGGAGTGGAATTTGACCACCATAAAGTCATTGATTATCAGTCGGAAAAAGCGGCAGATTTAAGCACTGCCTTGGATGATATAGAAACTATGGTTTTCGAGGCTCATTCGACCGATTATCAGACGGAAGAAAGTTTGAAGCAACTGGTCAAAGACCATTTTGCCATTTTAAAGGTGGGCCCGGGTCTGACCTTCGCCTTACGAGAGGTCTTATGGGCAATGGATGAAATTGAAAGTCAATGGCAGAAGATTAAAAACAAATCAAATCTACGCCAGACCGTTTTGGAAGTGATGTATAACAATCCAAAATACTGGAAATCCTATTATGCATCAGAACCGCATCAACAACTACTGGATATGCAATATAGCCTTTCAGACAGAATTCGCTATTACTGGCCGGATGAGACAATAAAGGAAGTATTGAATTGTTTGGAAAAAAACTGGAATTCAAATCCTCCCTCCCTGACACTGCTTTCACAATTTCTGCCACTACAATATCAGGCCATTAGAAAAGGACTGATAAAGAACAATTTCAATGACATTATCATTAACTATATAGGCAGTGTTCTTGATCAATATTATAATGCCTGCCATCAACTAGAGAGCAACAGATGA
- a CDS encoding DMT family transporter, with protein sequence MNNSKIWLLYALITTLFWGVWGAFSGLTAGHMPDTIIYIIWALTMIIPAIFVLKMINWKLQHDSRSIYLGFVIGLLGAIGQMVLFYTLTIGPAYLIFPIIALSPMVTIILSLILLKERTTKLGALGVVLALISLQLFEYSSGDSDNIHGILWFFLALSISAAWGIQAYFMKISNETMNAESIFFYMMVTSLLLIPLAIWMTDFSAFIDWSAYKVSLAASIQILNAIGALCLVYAFRYGKAIVVSPMTNAGAPLITAIISLVALGIIPAPTKILGIIFAVTAAMLLAIEPVDEKKAPVPEKYDS encoded by the coding sequence GTGAATAATTCAAAAATTTGGTTGCTATATGCATTAATTACCACTCTGTTCTGGGGTGTTTGGGGTGCTTTTTCCGGACTTACGGCAGGTCATATGCCAGACACTATAATCTATATTATCTGGGCATTAACAATGATCATTCCCGCCATTTTTGTCTTAAAAATGATCAATTGGAAACTTCAGCATGATTCAAGATCAATATATTTGGGCTTCGTAATTGGACTATTGGGGGCCATAGGCCAAATGGTATTATTTTATACTTTAACAATAGGCCCGGCATATCTGATTTTTCCTATTATTGCGCTTTCACCCATGGTCACTATCATCCTTTCTCTGATCCTTCTGAAAGAACGCACAACCAAACTGGGTGCATTGGGGGTGGTTCTTGCACTCATATCACTGCAACTTTTTGAATATAGTTCCGGTGACAGCGACAATATTCACGGCATTTTGTGGTTTTTCCTGGCTTTAAGCATTTCTGCTGCCTGGGGTATCCAGGCATATTTTATGAAAATCTCAAATGAAACTATGAATGCTGAAAGTATATTCTTTTATATGATGGTTACCAGCCTTTTACTTATTCCTTTGGCAATCTGGATGACTGATTTCTCAGCTTTCATTGACTGGAGTGCCTACAAGGTTAGCTTGGCAGCTTCCATTCAAATATTAAACGCTATTGGGGCCCTTTGTCTTGTTTATGCATTCAGATATGGAAAAGCGATTGTTGTTTCGCCCATGACCAATGCTGGTGCTCCATTGATAACGGCTATTATTTCATTGGTGGCCCTAGGGATAATACCTGCACCAACAAAAATATTAGGAATTATTTTTGCTGTTACAGCTGCAATGCTGCTGGCAATAGAACCGGTTGACGAAAAAAAAGCGCCAGTGCCGGAGAAGTATGATTCATGA
- a CDS encoding phytanoyl-CoA dioxygenase family protein codes for MLKKLTDQDKIFDELRTNGYIIFEDILNEQEVETLKDQLNVWFDKTPNCVGDFYGHNTTRFGSLLSKVPMTQELVVHPEVLRIADEFLLPHCDWYQLNLTQAVRIHPGSPEQPVHRDELMWPCKKESEYLINVIWAVDDFTIENGATRIWPAYKDQSQAFEYNKDDAVPAVMKKGSALVFLGSTRHCGGANFCNESRTGIIVSYSLGWLKQNENQFLAYPPEIASGFPKEIQDLIGYRIHKPNLGGYEYNCPSKLLGGERPDVLPAVDSIPDHLLAVIEDLKKKQVA; via the coding sequence ATGTTAAAAAAATTAACTGATCAGGATAAAATTTTTGATGAACTTCGTACAAACGGATATATCATTTTTGAAGATATTCTTAATGAACAGGAAGTGGAAACTTTAAAAGACCAGTTAAATGTCTGGTTTGATAAGACCCCTAACTGCGTTGGCGATTTTTACGGTCATAATACTACTCGTTTTGGGTCTCTCCTCAGTAAAGTCCCTATGACCCAGGAACTTGTTGTGCATCCGGAAGTTCTTCGTATCGCTGACGAATTTTTATTACCTCATTGTGACTGGTACCAGCTTAATCTGACGCAGGCCGTAAGAATTCATCCAGGATCTCCTGAGCAACCTGTTCACAGGGATGAGCTGATGTGGCCTTGTAAAAAAGAAAGCGAATATTTGATCAATGTTATCTGGGCCGTTGACGACTTTACCATTGAAAATGGTGCTACAAGAATTTGGCCCGCTTATAAAGATCAGTCACAGGCTTTTGAATATAACAAGGACGATGCTGTACCTGCTGTCATGAAAAAAGGATCAGCACTGGTTTTTCTCGGCTCAACACGCCATTGCGGCGGAGCAAATTTCTGCAATGAAAGCAGAACCGGTATAATTGTCAGCTATTCGCTTGGCTGGCTGAAACAGAATGAAAACCAATTCCTGGCTTATCCGCCAGAAATAGCCTCCGGATTTCCAAAAGAAATACAGGACTTGATCGGATATAGGATTCATAAACCAAACCTTGGAGGGTATGAATACAACTGTCCGTCTAAACTTCTCGGCGGGGAGCGCCCTGATGTGCTTCCCGCTGTAGACAGCATTCCCGACCATCTGTTGGCAGTTATTGAAGACCTGAAAAAGAAGCAGGTTGCCTAA
- a CDS encoding acyl-homoserine-lactone synthase, whose protein sequence is MIHLINKTNRNAYTDILSQMYKQRTAVFIDRLRWDLNCEGGEEIDQFDTDDTIYLVCIDDDSGKIMSSIRLNPTCKPHLMSEIFNDLCSEGVPTGPTIFEGSRYCYNPELISRTDRLEAMRYMICGVMECAVMHGWDKITFVINMPLLAHCLRAGWQIYPLGIPQYKNKLAVGAFAIDVTQEDLKKVRENMGLSPAQSILVPDYYDVA, encoded by the coding sequence ATGATTCACTTGATAAATAAAACAAATCGAAACGCATATACCGACATTTTATCACAAATGTATAAACAACGTACGGCTGTATTTATTGATCGTCTTAGGTGGGATTTGAACTGCGAAGGCGGTGAGGAAATTGACCAGTTTGACACTGATGACACAATTTACCTGGTTTGCATAGATGATGACTCCGGTAAAATCATGAGCTCAATCAGATTAAATCCCACCTGTAAGCCGCATCTTATGTCAGAAATATTCAATGATTTATGCAGTGAGGGTGTGCCGACCGGTCCAACTATATTTGAAGGTTCAAGATACTGCTATAACCCTGAGCTTATTAGCAGAACTGATCGGCTTGAAGCCATGCGATATATGATTTGTGGTGTTATGGAATGTGCTGTAATGCATGGTTGGGATAAAATCACATTCGTCATCAACATGCCGCTTCTCGCCCATTGCCTGAGAGCGGGTTGGCAAATCTATCCACTGGGAATTCCCCAATATAAAAATAAACTGGCCGTAGGTGCATTCGCGATCGATGTCACTCAGGAAGATCTTAAAAAAGTTCGCGAAAATATGGGGCTAAGTCCTGCCCAATCAATCCTGGTCCCCGATTATTACGATGTGGCTTAG
- a CDS encoding LuxR family transcriptional regulator, which produces MSHNYFDQVQNFIEQSAKANNLVDLARLFDLTIRKLGCTHFICLSHVDVFNLPEDAVLLSNYPLEWGLYHHEKQYFKNDPIMDTCKSRITPFIWSDPSWRALLNIDKEKILNEASEFELGEGHTIPIHSGDGYSASCSVVFQPGEVDPHALMAIQLMAIYLYETAIKMKTKSFSQRKKPTARQIECLQMIAMGKSDWAVSKILGISENTVKFHVKAILNHYKVATRNQAVIRALFYGDISYMDVEVNKPVLKPEQSGFIHLPR; this is translated from the coding sequence GTGTCCCATAATTATTTTGATCAGGTACAGAATTTTATAGAACAGTCTGCCAAGGCCAACAACCTGGTTGATCTGGCGAGACTTTTCGACCTGACAATACGTAAATTAGGATGTACACACTTTATTTGTCTTTCCCATGTCGATGTTTTCAATCTTCCTGAAGATGCGGTCCTTCTCTCAAACTATCCCCTGGAGTGGGGACTTTATCATCATGAAAAACAATATTTTAAAAATGATCCAATAATGGATACCTGCAAATCACGCATAACACCGTTCATCTGGTCCGATCCTTCCTGGAGAGCCCTTCTGAATATTGATAAGGAAAAAATATTAAATGAAGCGTCCGAATTCGAACTTGGTGAAGGCCATACAATTCCAATTCATTCCGGTGATGGATATTCCGCTTCCTGTTCTGTCGTATTTCAACCCGGTGAAGTTGACCCTCATGCATTAATGGCCATACAGCTAATGGCTATCTATCTTTATGAAACCGCCATTAAGATGAAAACCAAGTCTTTTAGTCAGCGAAAAAAGCCAACAGCACGGCAAATTGAATGCCTGCAAATGATTGCCATGGGAAAGAGTGACTGGGCAGTCAGCAAAATATTAGGAATTAGCGAAAACACAGTTAAGTTCCATGTCAAAGCCATTTTAAATCACTATAAAGTGGCGACCCGTAATCAGGCCGTCATACGCGCTTTATTTTACGGTGATATTTCCTATATGGATGTAGAGGTTAACAAACCAGTACTAAAACCCGAACAATCCGGATTTATCCATCTCCCTCGCTAA
- a CDS encoding LysR family transcriptional regulator — MMDNISRVGIFVAVVKNESFIGAARELGITSSAVSKQIQNLENDLEIKLLNRTTRNVSVTEEGAMYFERVSRALEDIEEAKEQIHELKACPKGSLKISMPHGLSVHYLKKDIAAFAREYPEIHLDISFDDRFVDIVSDGFDVVIRIGSLKDSSLIARRLASCPIVVCASPEYLKKHGTPENPDQLINHNVLGYNRNTGLHEWRYKTPDNKDGQVNLNGTFKSDNGQMLCEATVMGIGISILPIFYVADHLNSGKLVQILSQYKASPQRDINAVFMPNRYLSTRLRLFVDHLTAVCKNLPWE; from the coding sequence ATGATGGATAATATTTCCCGGGTCGGCATATTCGTTGCTGTTGTCAAAAATGAAAGCTTTATAGGTGCTGCCCGTGAGCTTGGTATTACCAGCTCAGCCGTTTCCAAACAGATCCAGAATTTGGAAAATGATTTGGAGATTAAATTATTAAACCGTACAACGCGTAATGTTTCTGTTACAGAGGAAGGGGCCATGTATTTCGAGCGTGTTAGCCGCGCACTCGAAGATATTGAGGAAGCAAAAGAACAAATTCACGAACTGAAGGCCTGCCCGAAGGGTAGTCTGAAAATAAGTATGCCCCACGGCCTTAGCGTTCATTATTTAAAAAAGGATATAGCCGCATTCGCAAGAGAATATCCGGAAATTCATCTGGATATAAGTTTTGATGACCGGTTTGTTGATATTGTCAGTGACGGTTTCGATGTCGTCATCAGAATTGGCAGCTTAAAGGACTCAAGCCTTATTGCTCGAAGGTTGGCGTCCTGCCCCATAGTTGTTTGCGCCAGCCCGGAATATCTGAAAAAGCATGGTACGCCAGAAAATCCTGATCAGTTAATAAATCACAACGTCCTTGGTTATAACAGAAACACAGGACTGCATGAATGGCGATACAAAACACCAGATAATAAAGATGGCCAGGTAAATTTAAACGGTACTTTTAAAAGCGACAATGGACAGATGCTTTGCGAAGCCACGGTGATGGGGATTGGCATTTCCATTTTGCCTATTTTTTATGTCGCAGACCATCTTAATAGCGGAAAACTGGTTCAGATACTCTCTCAGTATAAGGCTTCTCCACAACGGGATATTAATGCTGTATTTATGCCGAACCGTTATCTGTCAACGCGCTTGCGACTATTTGTTGACCACCTGACCGCCGTTTGTAAAAACTTGCCTTGGGAATAA
- a CDS encoding pirin family protein, which translates to MIKHYPYQTLGHHDYNWLNARYHFSFSEYYNPERMGFGALRVINDDIIKAGAGFDTHPHKNMEIITYVRKGAITHRDSKGNSGRTEAGDVQVMSAGSGIYHSEFNLESEDTNLFQIWIYPKENSIEPQWDSRRFPKETVGESLTLMVSGFEKDQADDVLYIHQDARIFGGALKAGQTINHTLSSQAYLLVSDGKIDLEGMTLNKGDGAEITELENITIKALDDAEVVIIEVPTDKKL; encoded by the coding sequence ATGATCAAACATTATCCCTATCAGACGCTTGGCCATCACGACTATAATTGGCTTAATGCGCGGTATCATTTCAGCTTTTCAGAATATTATAATCCGGAGCGAATGGGTTTTGGCGCCCTTCGGGTGATTAATGATGACATCATCAAAGCCGGGGCCGGTTTTGACACCCACCCCCATAAGAATATGGAAATTATAACTTATGTCAGAAAAGGAGCCATCACCCACAGGGATTCAAAAGGAAATTCAGGACGCACTGAAGCAGGGGATGTTCAGGTAATGAGTGCGGGAAGCGGGATCTATCATTCCGAATTCAATCTGGAAAGTGAAGATACAAACCTGTTTCAGATCTGGATATACCCAAAAGAAAATTCAATTGAGCCCCAATGGGACAGCAGACGTTTTCCAAAAGAAACCGTGGGCGAGAGTTTAACGCTTATGGTTTCCGGGTTTGAGAAAGATCAGGCTGATGACGTTTTATATATTCATCAGGATGCCAGAATATTTGGTGGAGCGCTGAAAGCCGGACAAACCATAAATCACACTTTATCCAGTCAGGCCTACCTTCTGGTTTCAGATGGAAAAATAGACCTCGAAGGGATGACACTTAACAAGGGGGATGGTGCCGAGATTACTGAACTTGAAAACATAACAATTAAGGCATTGGATGACGCAGAAGTCGTAATTATCGAAGTGCCAACTGATAAAAAACTTTAA
- a CDS encoding NAD(P)H-dependent oxidoreductase, which translates to MTKLLFLAGSARKGSINKKLADAAAELATQKGAVVTKIDLKDFEMPIYDGDLEEKYNLPENAVRLKKLFIEHDGFFIASPEYNSSIPPLLKNALDWISRPHEADEKPLSAYQGKIAAIGSTSPGALGGLRGLVPLRMMLSNIAVHVIPNQVAISFGFDAFDETGKLKNEGQEQMLSASMEQFVQTASAL; encoded by the coding sequence ATGACAAAATTATTATTTTTGGCCGGTAGTGCCAGAAAAGGTTCAATCAATAAAAAGCTTGCCGATGCAGCAGCTGAACTGGCAACGCAAAAAGGTGCCGTGGTAACGAAAATTGATCTGAAAGATTTTGAAATGCCGATTTATGATGGCGATCTGGAGGAGAAATATAACCTTCCCGAAAATGCGGTCCGTTTGAAAAAGCTGTTTATCGAGCATGATGGATTTTTTATAGCTTCGCCTGAATATAACAGTTCAATTCCACCTCTGCTTAAAAATGCACTGGACTGGATTTCAAGGCCGCATGAGGCGGATGAAAAGCCACTTTCTGCCTATCAGGGAAAGATTGCTGCAATTGGCTCGACATCACCCGGTGCCCTTGGCGGTCTTCGCGGACTTGTCCCACTCCGCATGATGCTTTCAAACATTGCTGTGCATGTTATTCCAAACCAGGTGGCAATTTCATTCGGGTTCGATGCTTTCGACGAAACAGGAAAACTAAAAAATGAAGGACAGGAGCAGATGCTTTCAGCATCTATGGAACAATTTGTCCAAACTGCGAGTGCCCTTTAA
- the def gene encoding peptide deformylase yields the protein MTKLKLVYGPSPNFKQISVPVEEVDDNIRELCEGLKEMLYAHGAVGIAATMVGVHKRVMVADLQENDEKNPFSIINPKITFASEELQTFEEGSICFPGVSAEITRPKSIKVEYLDEDGNSRNLEAEGFLSTVIQHEIDYMDGKTYLDYLSPMKRSLLLKRTRKYTQKSGY from the coding sequence ATGACAAAATTAAAACTGGTATATGGGCCAAGTCCCAATTTTAAGCAAATTTCAGTTCCTGTAGAAGAAGTTGACGATAACATAAGAGAGCTTTGTGAAGGTTTAAAAGAAATGCTTTATGCCCACGGTGCTGTTGGCATTGCGGCAACGATGGTCGGTGTTCATAAAAGAGTGATGGTTGCTGATTTACAGGAAAATGATGAAAAAAATCCATTTTCAATAATTAACCCTAAAATTACATTCGCAAGCGAAGAATTACAAACTTTTGAAGAAGGGTCTATTTGCTTTCCTGGCGTTTCTGCGGAAATTACCAGACCAAAATCAATTAAAGTTGAGTATCTTGATGAAGATGGTAATTCCAGGAATTTGGAGGCGGAAGGCTTTCTTTCAACCGTTATTCAACATGAGATTGATTATATGGATGGGAAAACGTACCTTGATTATCTGTCGCCAATGAAACGAAGTCTGCTTTTAAAAAGAACCAGAAAATATACCCAAAAAAGTGGTTATTAA
- a CDS encoding YSC84-related protein, with protein MMKKISILLFLIGLPIYANAKTAEEDRQEIREMRSEVLAQLYQNNSEAKDLIASAEGYAVFNNGGVNLILLSAGSGKGVAHDNKSGKDVFMRMATGGVGIGLGIKDYRAVIVFHKRAMFDQFVDKGWDFSGQADAAAKIDDTGGEANAADSVVSGVTVYQMTEKGLALQATLQGTKYWKVDKWNK; from the coding sequence ATGATGAAAAAGATATCAATTTTACTATTCTTGATAGGCCTACCGATTTATGCAAATGCAAAAACGGCAGAGGAAGACAGACAGGAAATTCGTGAAATGCGGTCCGAAGTGTTGGCGCAGCTCTATCAGAATAATTCTGAAGCAAAAGACCTTATAGCCAGTGCAGAAGGCTATGCTGTTTTTAATAATGGCGGTGTAAATCTGATCCTGCTTTCGGCTGGAAGTGGTAAGGGCGTTGCCCATGATAACAAATCAGGAAAAGATGTTTTCATGCGTATGGCAACGGGTGGTGTTGGTATCGGCCTTGGTATAAAAGATTACCGGGCCGTGATTGTATTCCACAAGCGTGCCATGTTTGACCAGTTTGTTGATAAGGGCTGGGATTTTTCCGGTCAGGCTGATGCTGCCGCAAAAATTGATGATACTGGCGGAGAAGCAAACGCAGCTGATTCAGTGGTCAGTGGTGTTACCGTTTATCAGATGACCGAGAAGGGGCTTGCACTGCAAGCCACCTTACAGGGAACAAAATACTGGAAAGTTGATAAGTGGAATAAATAA
- a CDS encoding acyltransferase produces MTVTIDLKQFNKRQYFLDWLRVLAFAYLVFYHTGMMFVEWPFHIESGHDSRLLKSIMMLTSNWRLDLLFLVSGVAISVMTIKMTLTGFLKQRLVKLFVPLFFACAVVVAPQPYFEALQKGFIEPGYWQFWSEKYFHFTWLDGMLSPWPTYNHMWYVAYLFLYTILLIPVIAYINSNRGITHLAKFENWLNKGTRILWAPYLIYIPVYFYNGNNEVTHNIIKDNFGHFIFAYILVMGVLFVRMPSIWQAFEDNRYKSMILAFLSYGLIMIKYNWDTPLDIIPWDLVEMIIKWSWIAMLIGFARRYLNFSNDFLQYGNGIVYPFYILHQTVLIIIGYYIIDWGMNGIFEYLAIAFGTFIVCLLLIEFVIKKSNFLRLLFGVRLINKERATKYEARSST; encoded by the coding sequence ATGACTGTAACTATCGATTTAAAGCAATTCAACAAACGACAATATTTTCTGGACTGGCTTAGGGTGCTTGCCTTTGCCTATCTGGTTTTTTACCATACCGGCATGATGTTTGTTGAATGGCCTTTTCATATTGAAAGCGGTCATGACAGCCGGCTTTTAAAATCGATAATGATGCTGACTTCAAACTGGCGGCTTGATCTTCTGTTTCTGGTATCAGGGGTAGCCATCAGTGTCATGACCATCAAAATGACCCTGACCGGTTTCTTAAAACAACGGCTGGTCAAATTGTTCGTTCCCCTGTTTTTTGCCTGCGCCGTTGTTGTCGCCCCGCAACCCTATTTTGAAGCCCTGCAAAAAGGGTTTATCGAACCAGGATACTGGCAGTTCTGGAGCGAAAAATATTTTCATTTTACCTGGCTGGACGGTATGCTGAGCCCCTGGCCGACGTATAATCACATGTGGTATGTGGCCTATCTGTTTCTCTATACTATACTGCTTATTCCTGTTATCGCCTATATCAACAGCAACAGGGGGATCACCCACCTGGCAAAATTTGAAAACTGGCTCAATAAAGGCACACGAATTTTATGGGCCCCATATCTGATTTATATTCCGGTCTATTTTTATAATGGCAATAATGAAGTTACCCACAACATTATAAAGGATAATTTTGGCCACTTTATTTTTGCCTATATTCTGGTCATGGGGGTTCTGTTTGTCCGGATGCCATCAATATGGCAGGCATTCGAGGATAATCGTTATAAATCAATGATTTTGGCCTTTCTTTCCTATGGCCTGATCATGATCAAATATAACTGGGATACTCCCCTTGATATTATTCCATGGGATCTGGTTGAAATGATTATCAAATGGTCATGGATTGCCATGTTGATTGGCTTTGCCAGACGTTATCTAAATTTTAGCAATGATTTTCTGCAATATGGAAATGGCATTGTTTATCCATTTTATATCCTGCATCAGACAGTGTTGATCATTATCGGGTATTATATCATTGACTGGGGAATGAATGGCATTTTTGAATATCTTGCTATTGCTTTTGGCACATTTATTGTCTGTCTTTTACTCATCGAATTCGTGATCAAGAAATCCAATTTTTTGCGTCTCTTATTCGGGGTCAGGCTTATAAATAAAGAACGCGCCACAAAATATGAGGCGCGTTCTTCAACGTAA
- a CDS encoding LytTR family DNA-binding domain-containing protein, producing MIQTIKKHWKLFAVAFSFYLVDAAMRSTSLIMEFQDRGEALDIWKPFVWEYSSTIVAFILLPFILMFDERYPISSGSWRERLLMHIPLSMVFSFLHILGMVTVRKLVYFMAGENYEFTDINYTILYEYRKDLMSYISILIVIYGYREILRLRHGEAQIENSSEERIMVSKAGMFQFIDPKSVDWVEAAGNYVELHVGKENYMLRATMKEIEDRLGERDFARVHRSSIVRRDFIDRIQPLSNGDKNIFLKDGTELRMSRRYNENLKHAG from the coding sequence ATGATCCAGACCATCAAAAAACACTGGAAATTATTTGCGGTTGCTTTCAGTTTTTATCTTGTCGATGCGGCGATGCGTTCAACATCACTTATTATGGAATTTCAGGATAGGGGCGAAGCCCTGGATATCTGGAAACCATTTGTGTGGGAATATTCAAGTACAATTGTGGCCTTTATCCTGCTTCCTTTTATTTTAATGTTTGACGAACGCTATCCCATTTCCAGCGGCAGCTGGCGGGAGCGGCTGTTGATGCATATCCCGTTAAGTATGGTGTTTTCCTTTTTGCATATTCTCGGCATGGTCACGGTCAGGAAGCTGGTTTATTTTATGGCCGGGGAAAATTACGAATTTACCGATATTAATTACACTATTCTATATGAATATCGTAAAGACCTGATGTCCTATATCTCTATTCTGATCGTCATTTACGGCTATCGGGAAATATTAAGATTAAGACATGGCGAGGCGCAGATTGAAAATTCTTCCGAAGAAAGGATCATGGTCAGTAAGGCGGGGATGTTTCAGTTCATTGATCCCAAATCCGTTGACTGGGTTGAAGCTGCGGGAAACTATGTTGAGCTTCATGTCGGAAAAGAAAATTACATGCTCAGAGCCACAATGAAAGAAATTGAAGACCGGCTTGGTGAGCGGGACTTTGCCCGCGTTCACCGGTCATCAATTGTCCGACGCGATTTTATTGACCGCATCCAGCCCTTATCCAATGGCGATAAGAATATATTTCTTAAAGATGGCACCGAGCTTCGGATGTCGCGAAGATATAATGAGAATTTAAAGCATGCCGGGTGA